The following proteins are encoded in a genomic region of Rhodoferax aquaticus:
- a CDS encoding protein adenylyltransferase SelO: MHLPPHAPEVFETSLPWVPGYSALGADFVSPLAPTPLPAPYWVGKNLPLGQALGLPDTWTSDNEWLHAFTGNRNLDNTSAYSAVYSGHQFGQWAGQLGDGRAITLGEAAGYEFQLKGAGPTPYSRMGDGRAVLRSSIREFLCSEAMHALGIPTTRALCVTGSDAPVRREAIETAAVVTRLSPSMVRFGHFEHFCHHGLHDQLRTLADYVIDRFYPQCRHADAFSANLGGNPYAALLQCVTLRTAELLAQWQAVGFCHGVMNTDNMSILGLTLDYGPFQFLDAYDPAHICNHSDHQGRYAFGKQPNVAYWNLFCLGQALMPLIEDQAWAMSALETYKEAYPKAFAQRMAAKLGFERPTAATGTLTQDLLTAMAAQRVDYTIFWSRLTQWSTAHDPKDHRVRDLFLDSASIDAWLLQFSELHAQHPYAHSTELMQKNNPQFVLRNHLGELAIQAARVKDFSVLEDLLNVLQAPFEAHAHHQDWADFPPDWASAIAISCSS, from the coding sequence ATGCATCTCCCTCCACATGCCCCTGAAGTTTTTGAAACTTCCCTCCCATGGGTCCCTGGCTACAGCGCCTTAGGCGCCGACTTTGTAAGCCCTCTTGCGCCCACGCCTCTGCCAGCACCCTACTGGGTCGGAAAGAACCTGCCCTTAGGCCAAGCGCTGGGTTTGCCAGACACATGGACCAGCGACAACGAGTGGCTCCATGCGTTTACGGGCAACCGCAACCTAGATAACACCAGCGCCTATAGCGCCGTCTACAGTGGGCACCAATTTGGCCAATGGGCCGGGCAGCTGGGCGATGGCCGTGCTATCACGCTGGGAGAGGCGGCTGGCTACGAGTTTCAGCTCAAGGGAGCTGGACCTACGCCTTACTCGCGCATGGGCGATGGCCGTGCTGTGCTGCGCAGCAGTATTCGCGAGTTTTTATGCAGCGAGGCTATGCATGCCTTAGGCATACCGACCACCCGTGCGCTGTGCGTAACGGGCTCCGACGCGCCCGTGCGCCGAGAAGCGATTGAAACAGCGGCCGTTGTCACTCGGCTTTCGCCCAGCATGGTGCGATTCGGCCACTTTGAACACTTTTGCCACCACGGCCTGCATGACCAGTTGCGCACCTTGGCTGATTATGTGATTGACCGCTTTTATCCCCAATGCCGACATGCAGACGCTTTCAGCGCCAACTTGGGCGGCAACCCGTATGCCGCTCTTCTGCAGTGTGTGACCTTGCGCACGGCAGAACTATTGGCGCAATGGCAGGCAGTCGGTTTTTGCCACGGGGTGATGAACACGGACAACATGAGCATCTTGGGCCTCACGTTGGACTACGGGCCTTTCCAGTTTCTGGATGCCTACGATCCGGCGCATATTTGCAACCATTCTGATCACCAAGGTCGCTATGCATTTGGCAAGCAACCTAACGTGGCTTACTGGAACCTATTTTGCCTAGGCCAGGCACTCATGCCCTTGATCGAGGATCAGGCATGGGCTATGTCCGCGTTGGAAACCTACAAGGAAGCTTACCCCAAGGCGTTTGCGCAGCGCATGGCCGCCAAGTTAGGCTTTGAACGTCCCACGGCGGCTACCGGTACCCTGACCCAAGACTTGTTGACGGCAATGGCGGCGCAGCGTGTGGACTACACCATATTTTGGAGCCGCTTGACCCAGTGGAGCACTGCACACGACCCTAAAGACCACCGCGTGCGGGACTTGTTTTTGGACAGTGCATCTATTGACGCATGGTTGCTACAGTTTTCAGAGCTGCACGCGCAACACCCATATGCGCATAGTACCGAATTGATGCAAAAAAACAATCCCCAATTCGTGTTGAGGAACCATTTGGGCGAACTGGCCATCCAAGCTGCTCGTGTGAAAGATTTTTCAGTGCTCGAAGACCTACTGAACGTGTTGCAAGCGCCATTTGAAGCGCATGCGCACCACCAAGACTGGGCGGATTTTCCGCCCGATTGGGCATCCGCCATTGCCATCAGTTGCAGTTCTTAA
- the msrB gene encoding peptide-methionine (R)-S-oxide reductase MsrB, which produces MTFKIQKTDEEWKALLSAKGAEALAYQVTRHEATERSYTGKLEGNKAHGVYRCICCDKPLFESSTKYESGSGWPSFFQPIQEDAVGTKVDGLLWMKRTEVHCADCGAHLGHVFEDGPQPTGLRYCMNSASLHFTDS; this is translated from the coding sequence ATGACTTTCAAAATCCAGAAAACAGACGAAGAGTGGAAAGCCCTGCTCAGTGCCAAAGGTGCTGAAGCCTTGGCCTACCAAGTCACTCGGCATGAAGCCACCGAGCGCTCGTACACCGGCAAACTAGAAGGCAACAAGGCACACGGCGTTTACCGCTGCATTTGCTGCGACAAGCCCCTGTTTGAGTCAAGCACCAAGTACGAATCTGGCTCGGGCTGGCCCAGCTTTTTTCAGCCCATCCAAGAAGATGCGGTGGGCACCAAGGTGGACGGCTTGCTGTGGATGAAGCGCACCGAAGTGCACTGCGCGGACTGTGGCGCACACTTGGGCCATGTGTTTGAAGACGGCCCCCAACCAACTGGTTTGCGCTACTGCATGAACTCGGCATCGTTACACTTCACGGACTCATGA
- a CDS encoding septation protein A codes for MKTLIDFFPIALFFGAFKLYDIYVGTAVLMAATVLQMGLIYRIDGKLQAMHKITLVLILVFGALTLWLHDDRFIKWKPTVMYSAMAMGLSMALWIFHKNFLKLMLGSQLALPDAVWQRLNVVWILYAAFMAILNGYVVLYYSTEAWVNFKVWGYAFPLVFIIGQGLYIAPHLKSDDSQQETPAP; via the coding sequence ATGAAAACACTGATCGACTTTTTCCCTATTGCACTTTTCTTCGGTGCCTTCAAGCTGTATGACATCTATGTAGGCACCGCCGTCCTGATGGCCGCCACTGTGCTCCAAATGGGCCTGATCTACCGCATAGACGGCAAATTGCAGGCCATGCACAAGATTACCTTGGTACTCATTTTGGTGTTTGGTGCCCTCACCCTGTGGCTGCACGACGACCGCTTCATCAAATGGAAACCCACCGTGATGTACAGCGCAATGGCCATGGGTCTGAGCATGGCGCTGTGGATTTTTCACAAGAACTTTCTCAAGCTCATGCTGGGCAGCCAGTTGGCCTTGCCGGATGCGGTGTGGCAACGGCTTAACGTGGTGTGGATTCTGTATGCCGCTTTCATGGCCATTTTGAATGGCTACGTAGTGCTGTACTACAGCACCGAAGCGTGGGTGAACTTTAAAGTGTGGGGCTACGCCTTCCCACTGGTGTTCATCATTGGGCAGGGCCTGTACATCGCGCCCCACCTCAAGAGCGACGACAGCCAACAAGAAACGCCCGCACCATGA
- a CDS encoding BolA family protein produces the protein MNTDHLPTAAALEARLIEHLQPSRLEVLDESYQHAGHAGANDSGVGTHFRVRIASHLFTGVSRVARHRLVYDALQDFIDQGLHALAIEAEESSPVTNH, from the coding sequence ATGAACACGGATCACTTGCCCACGGCCGCTGCACTAGAAGCGCGCCTGATCGAACACTTGCAGCCCAGCCGCTTAGAAGTGCTGGATGAAAGCTACCAACATGCTGGGCACGCTGGCGCCAATGACAGCGGCGTCGGCACGCACTTTCGGGTACGCATTGCTTCACATTTATTTACCGGCGTGAGCCGAGTAGCACGCCATCGCCTTGTGTATGATGCGTTGCAAGATTTCATCGACCAAGGGCTGCACGCTCTGGCCATTGAAGCCGAAGAATCATCTCCTGTCACGAACCATTGA
- a CDS encoding peptidylprolyl isomerase, whose product MKKQILTAIATAALLAVGVPAANAQNVAIVNGKAVPTARVDALAQQIARSGRPVTPEMQGQLREEVIAREIFMQEAQARGLDATDDYKSQIELARQSILVRELFKNFQEKNPVTDEETKAEYDKFAAANAGKEYRARHILVEKEDQAKAIIAQLKKGGKFEAIAKKSSKDPGSGANGGDLDWANPNSYDKDFSAALTALEKGKTTEVPVKTQFGYHIIRLDDVRDAQLPKYEEVKPQISQQLTQQKMAKFQEELRAKAKVE is encoded by the coding sequence ATGAAGAAGCAAATTTTGACCGCTATTGCCACCGCTGCCTTGTTGGCGGTGGGTGTGCCCGCGGCCAATGCCCAAAACGTGGCGATTGTGAATGGCAAAGCCGTTCCTACCGCTCGCGTCGACGCACTTGCACAGCAAATTGCGCGCTCCGGCCGCCCAGTGACTCCTGAAATGCAAGGTCAGCTGCGTGAAGAAGTGATCGCACGCGAAATCTTCATGCAAGAAGCGCAAGCCCGTGGCTTGGACGCCACCGACGACTACAAGAGCCAAATTGAATTGGCACGCCAATCCATCTTGGTACGCGAGTTGTTCAAAAACTTCCAAGAAAAGAACCCCGTCACCGACGAAGAAACAAAAGCTGAATACGACAAATTTGCCGCTGCCAACGCAGGTAAAGAGTACCGTGCTCGCCACATCTTGGTCGAAAAAGAAGACCAAGCCAAGGCCATCATCGCCCAGCTGAAAAAAGGCGGCAAGTTTGAAGCCATCGCGAAGAAGTCCTCCAAAGACCCAGGCTCTGGCGCCAACGGTGGTGACTTGGATTGGGCCAACCCCAATAGTTACGACAAAGACTTTTCAGCCGCATTGACCGCGCTTGAAAAAGGCAAAACTACCGAAGTCCCGGTGAAGACCCAGTTCGGTTACCACATCATCCGCCTGGATGACGTGCGTGACGCCCAGTTGCCCAAGTACGAAGAAGTGAAGCCACAAATTTCGCAACAATTGACGCAACAAAAGATGGCGAAGTTCCAAGAAGAGCTGCGCGCTAAAGCTAAGGTGGAGTAA
- a CDS encoding DOPA 4,5-dioxygenase family protein codes for MTSTITPIPAETPRIRGYHAHVYFDASTIEQARALCEAAAATFPIKMGRVHEKPVGPHPDWSCQLAFKAELFGDIIPWLMMRRAGLVLFIHPISDNDLVDHRDRAMWMGAIRPLDLSILGEEASVESV; via the coding sequence ATGACTTCAACCATCACCCCCATCCCCGCTGAGACACCGCGCATTCGGGGCTATCACGCCCATGTGTACTTTGATGCCTCAACCATTGAGCAAGCCCGCGCCCTGTGCGAAGCAGCGGCTGCAACTTTCCCCATCAAGATGGGCCGCGTGCACGAGAAGCCCGTGGGGCCGCACCCTGACTGGAGCTGCCAGTTAGCGTTCAAGGCAGAGCTGTTTGGTGACATCATTCCTTGGCTCATGATGCGCCGTGCGGGTTTGGTGCTGTTTATTCACCCCATCAGCGACAACGACTTGGTCGACCACCGCGACCGCGCGATGTGGATGGGGGCAATTCGACCCTTGGATTTGTCCATTTTGGGCGAAGAGGCGTCGGTGGAAAGTGTCTAA
- a CDS encoding ImpA family type VI secretion system protein, translating into MHNPPPTTLGPDAAYPALSAAQPCGTSLEYDPEYAVLQARLQPRSDVQYGSFASQPEGPDWSEVERDCRRLLLLSTDISLLIWLTRARTRRSGAAGLALGLDSLHAALRSWPQDVHPQLMLDGLFDPAVRANALAALCDPEGLLGDIRDIVVCASTAARLSMRDIERAHAIPRPPYSPEPQAIHRQLAALHAKKDATLHSLLQAAQSARALAHWIAHDPQSQLGDDAPHLAPLLKVFADLCAFQAQTMDASLETRQEPYLEDIEQDVEEDVEEDTAYLPAISAAMSHDLQHQREHIRSLLLQVQQWIEHNEPSSPVSVLLKQAQRMWGKRFSEVASQIPPDLLQAWDRDVP; encoded by the coding sequence ATGCACAACCCACCCCCCACAACGCTTGGCCCCGACGCGGCCTATCCTGCCCTGAGCGCGGCGCAACCCTGCGGTACCAGCCTAGAGTACGACCCAGAATACGCCGTGCTGCAAGCCCGGCTGCAGCCCCGTTCTGACGTGCAATATGGCAGCTTTGCAAGCCAGCCTGAAGGGCCGGACTGGAGCGAAGTCGAACGCGACTGCCGCCGCTTGCTCCTGCTAAGCACCGACATCAGCCTGCTCATCTGGCTCACCCGCGCGCGTACCCGGCGCAGCGGTGCCGCGGGCCTCGCGCTAGGGCTAGACAGCCTGCACGCCGCCCTGCGCAGCTGGCCCCAGGACGTCCACCCCCAGCTCATGCTTGACGGGCTGTTTGACCCGGCCGTGCGCGCCAACGCCCTGGCCGCGCTGTGTGACCCCGAAGGGCTGCTGGGCGACATCCGCGACATCGTGGTCTGCGCCAGTACGGCCGCGCGCCTGAGCATGCGCGACATCGAACGCGCCCACGCCATTCCCCGCCCGCCCTACAGCCCCGAGCCCCAGGCCATACACCGCCAACTCGCCGCCTTGCACGCAAAAAAGGACGCCACCCTGCACAGCCTGCTACAAGCCGCCCAGAGCGCCCGCGCGCTGGCCCACTGGATCGCCCACGACCCCCAGAGCCAACTCGGTGACGACGCCCCCCACCTCGCACCCCTGCTCAAAGTGTTTGCAGACCTGTGCGCCTTCCAAGCCCAGACCATGGACGCCAGCTTGGAGACCCGCCAAGAGCCCTATCTGGAGGACATAGAGCAGGATGTAGAAGAGGACGTAGAGGAGGACACAGCCTACCTTCCCGCGATCAGTGCCGCCATGTCCCATGACCTACAACACCAGCGCGAACACATCCGCAGTCTGCTGCTGCAGGTGCAGCAGTGGATAGAGCACAACGAACCCAGCAGCCCGGTGTCTGTGCTGCTCAAGCAAGCCCAGCGCATGTGGGGCAAACGCTTTAGCGAAGTCGCCAGCCAAATCCCCCCCGACCTGCTGCAGGCCTGGGACCGCGACGTGCCCTGA
- the tssG gene encoding type VI secretion system baseplate subunit TssG, translating into MKPVQHNTLQDAQARPWAHGFMPLLRRLSAWYAQRPRVGQAERPQQEPYRLGQQASLTFAVREIASVHTGPSRTHIKLFGLGSLGPNGSLPIHVTELVRERVEAKRDTTLADFLDLFHHRAFTHFYRAWAQSQSAAGLDRPAEETFTPYIARLGADEPSQVQHSALAPHARWASVAHRVRAPRNPEGLIRTLSHYFGVPVRMQEFCLQWMPLEPQDLCQLGRPLQSSLLGQGAVIGEVVPDRQSRFRLIIGPLDLPGYLRLTPQGAPRPGSVEQATTSRTAADTVCDLGALIELVRSFIGFEYVWEVELLVDRQAAPASTLGGTTPLGWSSWLGGSDDHVQGHKDKSSQLQSALRDPQSAISGMVLEPEHYASQLLHHAY; encoded by the coding sequence ATGAAGCCCGTGCAACACAACACCCTGCAAGACGCACAAGCCCGGCCCTGGGCACACGGCTTCATGCCGCTCTTGCGCCGCTTGAGCGCTTGGTACGCCCAGCGGCCCCGCGTAGGCCAAGCCGAGCGGCCCCAGCAAGAACCCTACCGGCTGGGGCAACAGGCAAGCCTGACCTTTGCCGTGCGAGAAATCGCCAGCGTGCACACCGGCCCCAGCCGCACCCACATCAAGCTCTTCGGGTTGGGCTCGCTGGGCCCCAACGGCTCGCTGCCCATCCACGTTACCGAACTCGTGCGCGAGCGGGTGGAGGCCAAGCGCGACACCACGCTGGCCGACTTTTTGGACTTGTTTCACCACCGTGCCTTTACCCACTTCTACCGCGCCTGGGCGCAAAGCCAGAGTGCAGCGGGATTGGACCGTCCGGCAGAAGAAACCTTTACGCCTTACATCGCCCGCCTGGGTGCGGACGAGCCCAGCCAGGTGCAACACAGCGCCCTGGCCCCGCACGCCCGCTGGGCCAGCGTAGCCCATCGGGTGCGCGCACCGCGCAACCCCGAAGGGCTCATACGCACCCTTTCGCACTACTTCGGGGTGCCTGTGCGAATGCAAGAGTTCTGCCTGCAGTGGATGCCCCTGGAGCCCCAGGACCTGTGCCAACTCGGACGCCCCCTGCAGTCCAGCCTGCTAGGTCAGGGAGCAGTCATTGGCGAAGTGGTGCCTGACCGGCAAAGCCGCTTCAGGCTCATCATCGGCCCGCTGGATTTGCCGGGTTACCTGCGTCTCACCCCCCAAGGTGCACCCCGGCCGGGCAGCGTGGAGCAAGCCACAACGTCCCGCACTGCAGCAGACACCGTGTGCGACCTGGGCGCCCTGATCGAACTGGTGCGCAGCTTCATCGGCTTTGAATACGTGTGGGAAGTCGAACTTTTGGTAGATCGGCAGGCCGCCCCCGCCTCCACGCTGGGCGGCACCACACCGCTGGGCTGGTCGAGCTGGCTGGGCGGGTCGGACGACCACGTACAGGGCCACAAAGACAAGAGCAGCCAACTGCAGAGCGCTCTGCGCGACCCGCAATCCGCCATCAGCGGCATGGTGCTCGAACCCGAGCACTACGCCAGCCAACTTTTACACCACGCCTACTAA
- the tssF gene encoding type VI secretion system baseplate subunit TssF, which translates to MDPQLLDYYNQELTYLREAAGEFAAEHPKIARRLGMHGVEVHDPYVERLIESFCFMSARMRTKLDAEFPRFSQRLLEVVYPNYVAPTPSMAVAQLHPSATEGDLSRGFVVPRGSAFYAQVPAGESTACEFRSSQDVTLWPLEISSAQLTGIPPDIPALERFVPPTVQVAGALRLRLRLRGSLKFSELNGLDRLPIYLSGDEQTSSHLFELLHTGAVATLTAAPGQMGERPHAVTQEALVHEGLAPGNSLLPLPWNTWHGHNLLHEYFACPSRFYFLALQHLAPGLARIQGQEAEIIVLLQRDTQGLSGLIDKTHFALFCTPVINLFEQRTDRIELNTGQSEFHLVPDRSRPLDLEVFSVTSMTAQKTDSTQELEFRPLYQSINQDEGNHGRYFSLRREPRLASDSTRKYGTRTSYVGTEVFVSLVDQHDAPYNEALRYLSVKAWLTNRDLPRLIPRNGYQDLSAADSLPLKAIGLIRPPSAPRPPMAQGEMAWRLIRQLNFNYLPLHDMDTRQGAQALRDMLRLYIATDDPVAGKQIEGLIGSHITPVTRRLPGSGPLVYGRGVQCDLTVDEDCFSGTSPYLLGLVLEHYLARHVSINVFTQTQLHSMQRGRVEQWPVRMGARGVV; encoded by the coding sequence ATGGACCCCCAACTGCTGGACTATTACAACCAAGAGCTCACCTACCTGCGCGAGGCCGCTGGCGAGTTCGCAGCCGAACACCCCAAGATTGCCCGCCGACTGGGCATGCACGGCGTGGAGGTGCATGACCCCTATGTGGAGCGGCTGATCGAGTCGTTTTGCTTCATGTCGGCGCGCATGCGCACCAAGCTTGACGCGGAGTTTCCGCGCTTTAGCCAGCGGCTGCTGGAGGTGGTCTACCCCAACTACGTGGCCCCCACGCCCTCCATGGCAGTGGCGCAACTGCACCCCAGCGCCACCGAGGGCGACTTGAGCCGGGGCTTTGTGGTGCCTAGAGGCAGTGCGTTTTACGCGCAAGTGCCTGCGGGCGAGAGCACGGCTTGCGAGTTCCGCTCCAGTCAGGACGTCACTTTGTGGCCGCTGGAGATCAGCAGCGCGCAGCTCACCGGAATCCCGCCGGACATTCCGGCGCTGGAGCGCTTTGTGCCGCCCACGGTGCAAGTGGCGGGGGCTTTGCGGCTGCGGCTGCGGCTGCGCGGCTCGCTCAAGTTCAGCGAGCTCAATGGGCTGGACCGGCTCCCCATCTACCTCAGCGGGGACGAGCAAACCTCCTCCCACCTCTTTGAGCTGCTGCACACCGGGGCGGTCGCCACCCTGACGGCCGCGCCCGGCCAAATGGGCGAACGCCCCCACGCCGTTACGCAGGAGGCGCTGGTGCACGAAGGCCTGGCCCCCGGCAACAGCCTGCTGCCACTGCCATGGAACACCTGGCACGGGCACAACCTGCTGCACGAGTACTTTGCCTGCCCCAGCCGCTTTTACTTTTTGGCCCTGCAACACCTGGCGCCCGGCCTCGCGCGCATTCAGGGGCAAGAGGCAGAAATCATCGTGCTGCTGCAGCGCGACACCCAAGGCCTGAGCGGGCTGATTGATAAAACCCACTTTGCGTTGTTTTGCACACCGGTCATCAATCTCTTTGAGCAGCGTACCGACCGCATCGAGCTCAACACCGGCCAAAGCGAGTTCCACCTCGTGCCCGACCGTTCGCGCCCGCTGGACCTGGAGGTCTTCAGCGTCACCAGCATGACCGCGCAAAAGACCGACAGCACCCAGGAGCTGGAGTTCCGCCCGCTGTACCAAAGCATCAACCAGGACGAGGGCAACCACGGCCGCTACTTCAGCCTGCGCCGCGAGCCCCGGCTGGCCTCGGACAGCACCCGCAAATACGGCACCCGCACCTCTTATGTGGGCACCGAGGTGTTTGTCAGCCTGGTAGACCAGCACGACGCGCCCTACAACGAGGCGCTGCGCTACCTCAGCGTCAAAGCCTGGCTCACCAACCGGGATCTGCCCCGGCTCATCCCGCGCAATGGCTACCAAGACCTGAGCGCGGCCGATTCACTGCCCCTGAAGGCTATAGGCCTTATTCGCCCACCTTCGGCGCCGCGCCCGCCCATGGCCCAGGGCGAGATGGCGTGGCGTCTCATCCGCCAGCTCAACTTCAACTACCTGCCGCTGCACGACATGGACACCCGCCAGGGTGCTCAGGCCCTGCGCGACATGCTGCGCCTGTACATCGCCACCGACGACCCGGTGGCGGGCAAACAAATCGAGGGACTGATCGGCAGCCACATCACCCCCGTGACCCGACGCCTGCCGGGCAGCGGCCCGCTGGTGTACGGGCGCGGCGTGCAGTGCGATCTCACGGTGGACGAAGACTGCTTCAGCGGCACCAGCCCGTACCTGCTGGGCCTGGTACTAGAGCACTATCTGGCGCGCCACGTGAGCATCAACGTGTTTACCCAAACCCAGCTGCACAGCATGCAACGCGGGCGGGTCGAGCAGTGGCCCGTGCGCATGGGCGCTCGGGGAGTCGTGTGA
- a CDS encoding DUF2515 family protein produces the protein MADSATGTTSSQANNKVSIRYTDKEMWSEAQEFAYLRLATTQAYKLNLWGVPEVVTGKKHLLTEYNVRARRISATYARFYLEKEEGGKASKKGRFYWMALAAFAAKTVACSLEDVRVGSMPSGVDQVAKGLGKGNLWLFYDIAPWHWMHANAPDCMAQYENTRSDTNLVPALIAATQVMPWAAQALPKIGRLKTNQHIHAAFEKVRAIEAIPMGDEIQKKRRREAQLEHLFAIAEHEQKVVLQPLIYDDEDFAWWLRQQRKAWVNWASPTLELVFAAACTTDDPELKSVAPQDTVLEDFKSRFHWIGKAAKKFHGLMQTQAAYMEGELQAMASWVSMSDPAPKPIPPYMP, from the coding sequence ATGGCAGATTCAGCAACAGGCACCACCAGCAGCCAAGCGAACAACAAAGTCAGTATTCGCTATACCGACAAAGAAATGTGGTCAGAAGCACAGGAGTTCGCCTATCTGCGACTGGCTACCACCCAAGCTTACAAACTGAACCTGTGGGGAGTGCCCGAAGTCGTGACGGGCAAGAAACACCTGCTAACAGAATACAACGTGCGCGCGCGCCGCATCAGCGCCACCTATGCCCGCTTCTATCTAGAAAAAGAAGAAGGCGGCAAGGCCAGCAAGAAAGGGCGCTTTTACTGGATGGCACTCGCCGCCTTTGCTGCCAAAACGGTGGCGTGTTCCTTGGAAGATGTGCGCGTTGGCAGCATGCCGTCGGGTGTAGACCAAGTGGCCAAGGGCTTGGGCAAAGGCAACCTGTGGTTGTTCTATGACATCGCGCCGTGGCACTGGATGCATGCCAACGCCCCGGACTGCATGGCCCAGTACGAGAACACCCGCAGCGACACCAACCTGGTGCCCGCACTGATTGCCGCTACCCAAGTCATGCCATGGGCTGCACAAGCCTTGCCCAAGATAGGGCGCTTGAAGACCAACCAACATATCCATGCGGCTTTTGAGAAGGTGCGGGCGATTGAAGCGATACCTATGGGCGATGAAATTCAAAAAAAACGCCGAAGAGAAGCCCAGCTCGAGCACCTTTTCGCCATAGCCGAGCACGAGCAAAAAGTAGTGCTCCAGCCGCTGATTTATGACGACGAAGACTTTGCATGGTGGCTGCGCCAGCAGCGCAAGGCGTGGGTCAACTGGGCATCCCCCACGCTGGAGCTGGTGTTTGCAGCCGCTTGCACCACAGACGACCCCGAACTCAAATCGGTAGCGCCGCAAGACACGGTTTTGGAGGACTTCAAGAGTCGGTTTCACTGGATTGGTAAAGCTGCTAAAAAATTTCATGGACTCATGCAAACACAAGCTGCCTACATGGAAGGTGAACTGCAAGCCATGGCCAGTTGGGTCAGCATGAGTGATCCTGCCCCCAAGCCCATCCCGCCCTATATGCCTTGA